From the genome of Bubalus bubalis isolate 160015118507 breed Murrah chromosome 2, NDDB_SH_1, whole genome shotgun sequence, one region includes:
- the C2H6orf15 gene encoding uncharacterized protein C6orf15 homolog isoform X2, translating to MQGRVVGKRAPLGLLLVCLHLPGLLARSIGVMEEKVPRDLAISLPLLGPSPLTGPSNAEHPQPKPAPGPNGLARAALKPNPSPPHGSQPVGGPGVQGWPPSGGLLSMDSWPSEDPWPMLAAAVEDPVGEVLPGELSYLSRVAALPMGSRPWPAGPSAHPGDPSPESSLFHRDSESRRPLRPNVLGSPGDILARSPLWALINRVRRPLLPGHPWGTLNPSASWGGGGPGSGWGTRPMPYPVGIWGNTHQYPSTSWGNIPLYPGINQFPPRVLRPPGSSWSIPAGFPSPQNPGSQWS from the exons ATGCAGGGCCGCGTGGTGGGGAAGCGGGCTCCCCTGGGGCTGCTCCTGGTCTGTCTTCATCTCCCAG gcCTCCTTGCCCGGAGCATCGGTGTGATGGAGGAGAAAGTTCCTCGAGATTTGGCGATCAGCTTGCCTCTGCTGGGACCATCTCCCTTGACCGGCCCCTCCAATGCCGAGCATCCTCAGCCCAAACCAGCCCCTGGGCCTAATGGTTTGGCCAGGGCTGCTCTGAAGCCCAATCCTTCTCCACCGCATGGCTCTCAACCTGTAGGAGGTCCTGGGGTGCAGGGGTGGCCCCCCTCTGGGGGGCTGCTCTCCATGGACTCCTGGCCCTCGGAAGACCCTTGGCCGATGCTGGCAGCTGCGGTTGAGGACCCCGTCGGGGAAGTGCTGCCCGGAGAACTGTCTTACCTTTCTAGGGTGGCTGCCCTCCCCATGGGCAGCAGGCCTTGGCCTGCAGGGCCCTCTGCACACCCCGGAGACCCCTCACCTGAGTCCTCACTCTTCCACCGGGACTCTGAGTCTAGACGGCCACTCCGTCCTAATGTGCTGGGCTCCCCGGGAGACATCCTTGCCCGATCCCCACTCTGGGCTCTCATCAACAGAGTACGACGGCCACTTCTGCCTGGTCACCCCTGGGGGACCCTGAATCCCAGTGCATCCTGGGGAGGTGGAGGTCCTGGCAGTGGATGGGGAACAAGGCCCATGCCATACCCTGTGGGAATCTGGGGTAACACTCATCAATACCCAAGTACCAGCTGGGGGAATATTCCTCTATACCCAGGTATTAATCAGTTTCCTCCCAGAGTTCTTCGTCCTCCTGGCTCCTCTTGGAGCATCCCAGCTGGCTTCCCCAGTCCTCAAAACCCTGGGTCACAGTGGAGTTAG
- the C2H6orf15 gene encoding uncharacterized protein C6orf15 homolog isoform X1, producing the protein MQGNGFSPGGLQKGSTWTSDLHNCLLARSIGVMEEKVPRDLAISLPLLGPSPLTGPSNAEHPQPKPAPGPNGLARAALKPNPSPPHGSQPVGGPGVQGWPPSGGLLSMDSWPSEDPWPMLAAAVEDPVGEVLPGELSYLSRVAALPMGSRPWPAGPSAHPGDPSPESSLFHRDSESRRPLRPNVLGSPGDILARSPLWALINRVRRPLLPGHPWGTLNPSASWGGGGPGSGWGTRPMPYPVGIWGNTHQYPSTSWGNIPLYPGINQFPPRVLRPPGSSWSIPAGFPSPQNPGSQWS; encoded by the exons ATGCagggaaatggattctcccctggGGGCCTCCAGAAAGGCTCTACCTGGACTTCTGATCTTCACAACT gcCTCCTTGCCCGGAGCATCGGTGTGATGGAGGAGAAAGTTCCTCGAGATTTGGCGATCAGCTTGCCTCTGCTGGGACCATCTCCCTTGACCGGCCCCTCCAATGCCGAGCATCCTCAGCCCAAACCAGCCCCTGGGCCTAATGGTTTGGCCAGGGCTGCTCTGAAGCCCAATCCTTCTCCACCGCATGGCTCTCAACCTGTAGGAGGTCCTGGGGTGCAGGGGTGGCCCCCCTCTGGGGGGCTGCTCTCCATGGACTCCTGGCCCTCGGAAGACCCTTGGCCGATGCTGGCAGCTGCGGTTGAGGACCCCGTCGGGGAAGTGCTGCCCGGAGAACTGTCTTACCTTTCTAGGGTGGCTGCCCTCCCCATGGGCAGCAGGCCTTGGCCTGCAGGGCCCTCTGCACACCCCGGAGACCCCTCACCTGAGTCCTCACTCTTCCACCGGGACTCTGAGTCTAGACGGCCACTCCGTCCTAATGTGCTGGGCTCCCCGGGAGACATCCTTGCCCGATCCCCACTCTGGGCTCTCATCAACAGAGTACGACGGCCACTTCTGCCTGGTCACCCCTGGGGGACCCTGAATCCCAGTGCATCCTGGGGAGGTGGAGGTCCTGGCAGTGGATGGGGAACAAGGCCCATGCCATACCCTGTGGGAATCTGGGGTAACACTCATCAATACCCAAGTACCAGCTGGGGGAATATTCCTCTATACCCAGGTATTAATCAGTTTCCTCCCAGAGTTCTTCGTCCTCCTGGCTCCTCTTGGAGCATCCCAGCTGGCTTCCCCAGTCCTCAAAACCCTGGGTCACAGTGGAGTTAG